The following are from one region of the Sphingomonas sp. J315 genome:
- a CDS encoding pitrilysin family protein, producing the protein MKPAFASLTAIAVVLSAPVYAQQAPAPTVAAVPVADLVKRVDIPYEQFVLANGLRVIVHTDRKAPIVGVAVWYDVGSKHEPKGKTGFAHLFEHLMFNGSENSPGEFFEPLKEVGATDYNGTTNVDRTNYFQTVPRAALDRALFLESDRMGYLLGAVTQAKLDEQRGVVQNEKRQGDNQPYGLLRYKITEGLFPEGHPYRHSTIGSMADLDAASLDDVKNWFRQYYGPNNAVLVLAGDIDAKTARPLVEKYFGAIKAGPKTAEPKITVPTLAEAKAEVMKDRVAVTRIYRMWAVPGMREADSTVLDASVGVLGGLASSRLDNILVKQEKLAVGVSAFNQSMAQAGMVLISADVRPGVDAAKVGERLDAIIADFIKTGPTAEELERYKTRTASSRIRGLESVGGFGGKAVTLASGALYMNDPGYYKKQLATLAAVTPEQARAVTAKWLSRPVYALTIEPGAREAYAEAAGAPKDKVKVADEVVKGTRGELPGVAEVKDIDFPTVTRTTLSNGIELVYAQRDAVPVTQAVITFDAGVASDVPTALGTERMTLALLEEGTATRNSVQIAEAQERLGAGIGADSSADRATISMFTPSPNLAGSLDLMADIARNPSFPQAEIERVRNQTLAQIAQIRSNPAGLAQMAMPTLIYGKDSPYAKTAALAGDAAAVKKLTRDDLVNYYKAWIRPDKAKIFVVSDRPIAEVKAAFEAKFGDWKGEGAAGTKDFAAKPQQAAPKILLIDRPDSPQSLILAGQMTPVDPFADPIALGTATEVLGGDFLSRINMNLREDKAWSYGARGGISRLEHAVPFIVSAPVQADKTGPAILEIQKELKGYLGDKGITKTEFDRSVISAIRRMAGQYETAGAVLGAMQSNDFMRRPDDYQEQLAKKYRALTIPQVDAAARAALDPNKLVWVVVGDASKVRPQLDSLGLPVEVVKPEAVGPGAGGN; encoded by the coding sequence ATGAAACCAGCCTTTGCCAGCCTGACCGCGATCGCGGTCGTGCTCAGCGCCCCCGTATACGCCCAGCAGGCTCCCGCTCCGACGGTCGCAGCCGTGCCCGTCGCCGATCTCGTGAAGCGGGTTGACATTCCCTATGAGCAGTTCGTGCTCGCCAACGGTCTGCGCGTCATCGTCCATACCGATCGCAAGGCACCGATCGTCGGCGTCGCCGTGTGGTACGATGTCGGGTCGAAGCATGAGCCGAAGGGCAAGACCGGGTTTGCCCATCTGTTCGAACACCTGATGTTCAATGGCTCCGAGAATTCGCCGGGAGAGTTCTTCGAGCCGCTCAAGGAAGTAGGCGCGACCGACTACAACGGCACGACCAATGTCGATCGCACCAACTATTTCCAGACCGTGCCGCGCGCTGCGCTCGACCGGGCGCTGTTCCTGGAGAGCGACCGCATGGGCTATCTGCTCGGCGCGGTGACCCAGGCGAAGCTCGACGAGCAGCGTGGCGTTGTGCAGAACGAGAAGCGCCAAGGTGACAACCAGCCCTATGGCCTGCTGCGCTACAAGATTACCGAGGGGCTGTTCCCCGAGGGACACCCGTACCGCCATTCGACGATCGGTTCGATGGCCGATCTCGACGCCGCCAGCCTCGACGACGTCAAGAACTGGTTCCGCCAATATTATGGCCCGAACAATGCGGTGCTGGTGCTGGCGGGCGATATCGACGCCAAGACCGCCAGGCCGCTGGTCGAGAAGTATTTCGGCGCGATCAAGGCCGGTCCCAAGACAGCCGAGCCCAAGATCACGGTGCCGACCTTGGCCGAGGCCAAGGCGGAAGTGATGAAGGATCGCGTCGCGGTGACCCGCATCTATCGCATGTGGGCGGTGCCGGGCATGCGCGAGGCGGACTCGACCGTGCTCGACGCATCGGTCGGCGTGCTGGGCGGCCTTGCCAGCTCGCGGCTCGACAATATCCTGGTCAAGCAGGAGAAGCTGGCGGTCGGCGTCAGCGCGTTCAACCAGTCGATGGCACAGGCCGGGATGGTGCTGATCTCCGCCGATGTCCGTCCGGGTGTCGATGCGGCCAAGGTGGGCGAACGGCTCGACGCGATCATCGCCGATTTCATCAAGACGGGTCCTACCGCCGAAGAACTGGAGCGATACAAGACGCGCACTGCGTCGTCGCGCATTCGTGGTCTTGAATCGGTTGGCGGCTTTGGCGGCAAGGCAGTGACGCTGGCGTCGGGCGCGCTCTACATGAACGATCCGGGCTATTACAAGAAACAGCTCGCGACGCTGGCCGCCGTGACGCCGGAACAGGCGCGGGCAGTGACCGCCAAGTGGCTGTCGCGTCCCGTCTATGCGCTGACGATCGAGCCGGGTGCGCGCGAAGCCTATGCCGAGGCCGCCGGTGCTCCCAAGGACAAGGTCAAGGTCGCGGACGAAGTGGTAAAGGGTACGCGCGGCGAGCTGCCCGGCGTCGCGGAGGTCAAGGATATCGACTTCCCGACCGTTACCCGCACCACGCTGTCGAACGGGATCGAGCTGGTCTATGCACAGCGCGATGCGGTGCCGGTGACACAGGCGGTCATCACATTTGACGCGGGTGTTGCATCCGACGTGCCGACCGCGCTCGGCACCGAGCGGATGACGCTCGCGCTGCTTGAGGAAGGAACGGCGACCCGCAACTCGGTTCAAATCGCCGAGGCGCAGGAGCGGCTGGGCGCGGGTATCGGCGCAGACAGCAGTGCCGATCGCGCGACCATCTCGATGTTCACACCGAGCCCGAACCTGGCCGGTTCGCTCGACCTGATGGCCGATATTGCGCGCAACCCGAGCTTCCCGCAGGCGGAGATCGAGCGGGTGCGCAACCAGACGCTCGCGCAGATCGCCCAAATTCGGTCGAACCCGGCTGGCTTGGCGCAGATGGCGATGCCGACGCTGATCTATGGCAAGGATTCGCCCTATGCGAAGACCGCCGCGCTGGCCGGCGACGCGGCCGCAGTGAAGAAGCTGACCCGCGACGATCTGGTCAACTACTACAAGGCGTGGATCCGCCCGGACAAGGCCAAGATCTTCGTTGTGTCGGACCGTCCGATCGCGGAGGTGAAGGCGGCGTTCGAGGCGAAGTTCGGCGACTGGAAGGGCGAAGGTGCCGCCGGTACCAAGGATTTCGCCGCCAAGCCGCAACAGGCCGCGCCCAAGATCCTGCTGATCGACCGGCCGGATTCGCCCCAGTCGCTGATCCTTGCCGGTCAGATGACGCCGGTCGATCCATTCGCCGATCCGATCGCACTCGGCACCGCCACCGAAGTGCTGGGCGGCGACTTCCTGTCGCGCATCAACATGAACCTGCGCGAGGACAAGGCGTGGTCCTATGGCGCGCGCGGCGGCATCAGCCGTTTGGAGCATGCGGTGCCGTTCATCGTCTCGGCCCCGGTCCAGGCCGACAAGACGGGCCCGGCAATCCTCGAGATCCAGAAGGAGCTGAAGGGCTATCTGGGCGACAAGGGCATCACCAAGACCGAGTTCGACCGGTCGGTGATCAGCGCGATTCGCCGCATGGCGGGCCAGTATGAAACCGCAGGCGCGGTGCTGGGCGCGATGCAGTCGAACGACTTCATGCGCCGCCCCGACGACTATCAGGAGCAGCTGGCAAAAAAATATCGCGCGCTGACCATCCCGCAGGTTGACGCTGCGGCACGCGCGGCTCTCGACCCGAACAAGCTGGTATGGGTCGTGGTCGGCGATGCGTCGAAGGTGCGGCCGCAGCTTGACAGCCTCGGCCTGCCTGTCGAGGTGGTGAAGCCTGAAGCCGTCGGCCCTGGCGCCGGCGGCAACTGA